A stretch of Helicobacter pylori oki112 DNA encodes these proteins:
- a CDS encoding DUF2443 domain-containing protein has product MFEKIRKILADIEDSQNEIEMLLKLADLSLGDFIEIKRGSMDMPKGVNEAFFTQLSEEVERLKELINALNKIKKGLLVF; this is encoded by the coding sequence ATGTTTGAAAAAATACGCAAGATTTTAGCGGATATTGAAGATTCGCAAAATGAAATTGAAATGCTTTTAAAATTAGCGGATTTGAGTTTGGGGGATTTCATTGAAATTAAAAGAGGGAGCATGGACATGCCAAAGGGCGTGAATGAAGCGTTTTTTACGCAATTAAGCGAAGAAGTGGAGCGATTGAAGGAGCTTATTAACGCTTTAAATAAGATCAAAAAAGGGTTATTGGTGTTTTAA
- a CDS encoding site-specific DNA-methyltransferase: MNAEFKERRFILVQLDEKIDPKKNKSAHDFCLNTLKSPSPSIFDITEERIKRAGAKIKEACPYLDVGFRAFEIIDDETNDKNLSQANQKDLFAYSNPDKMETQTILIKLLCCEGLELTTPIICLIENALYLALNTAFIVGDIEMSEVLENLKDKGVEKISMYMPAISNDRLCLELGSNLLDLKLESGDLKIRG, encoded by the coding sequence TTGAACGCTGAATTTAAAGAAAGGCGCTTCATTCTCGTCCAGTTAGATGAAAAAATTGACCCCAAGAAAAACAAAAGTGCACATGATTTTTGTTTAAACACCCTAAAATCACCCTCCCCAAGCATTTTTGACATTACCGAAGAAAGGATTAAAAGAGCGGGGGCTAAAATCAAAGAAGCTTGCCCGTATTTAGATGTGGGGTTTAGAGCGTTTGAAATCATTGATGATGAAACGAACGATAAAAATCTCAGTCAAGCCAATCAAAAGGATTTATTCGCTTATTCTAACCCTGACAAAATGGAAACCCAAACGATTTTAATCAAGCTTTTATGTTGCGAGGGTTTGGAGCTCACTACCCCTATAATTTGCTTGATTGAAAACGCCTTGTATCTGGCTTTAAATACGGCTTTCATTGTGGGGGATATAGAAATGAGCGAAGTTTTAGAAAACTTGAAAGATAAAGGGGTGGAAAAAATCAGCATGTATATGCCAGCTATCAGTAACGATAGGCTGTGTTTGGAATTGGGCAGTAATTTGTTGGATTTGAAATTAGAGAGCGGCGATTTAAAGATTAGGGGGTAG
- the glmS gene encoding glutamine--fructose-6-phosphate transaminase (isomerizing) has translation MCGIVGYIGDSEKKSVLLEGLKELEYRGYDSAGLAVLSGNRLEVFKTQGKLENLASELKNKEFLNFGVSVAHTRWATHGKPSSANAHPHFTENLALVHNGIIENYASLKKELENKGHAFLSQTDTEVIAHLLEETLKSESDLLKAFEKSISLLKGSYAILMLHKRAKESLFYAKSSSPLVVGKGKEGVFFASSLSVLAPKVDQFVILEENSVGQISLENFKDLKNIENMKDYAFEDKDYSKGDFRNYLEKEIYEQHSSLLECLEGRLEALNVYCEIDPEFLENVNEITLCSCGSSYHASLASVYLFERLAKIRARAILASEYRYAHFKSNPNELFIAISQSGETADTLEALKLAKAQGLKTISLCNAPFSMMSRISDHTLLIRAGVERSVASTKAFSSQVMLLWLLSVYLGKQLGTISKEEERIQAKNMLNSVNAMKVEPKLHEKIKRLSKRYLHGHGFFYIGRDVFYPLALEGALKLKEISYLHAEGYASAEMKHGPIALVDSNLFTIALLSKHLLFDKTKSNIEELSARDSTICVLSSEILEIADDFIQLEESESYMEEFFRMNLAMQLLALEIAMRLNHDVDHPRNLAKSVTVE, from the coding sequence ATGTGCGGGATTGTAGGTTATATAGGGGATAGCGAGAAAAAATCCGTTCTTTTAGAGGGCTTAAAGGAATTAGAATACAGAGGCTATGACAGCGCGGGTTTAGCCGTATTGAGCGGCAATCGTTTGGAAGTGTTTAAAACTCAAGGGAAATTAGAAAACCTTGCATCAGAGCTTAAAAATAAAGAGTTTTTGAATTTTGGCGTGAGTGTCGCTCACACCAGATGGGCCACGCATGGCAAGCCAAGCAGCGCGAACGCCCACCCGCATTTTACAGAAAATTTAGCCTTAGTGCATAATGGCATCATTGAAAATTACGCAAGCTTGAAAAAAGAGTTAGAAAATAAAGGGCATGCGTTTTTAAGCCAAACGGACACGGAAGTGATTGCGCATTTATTAGAAGAAACGCTTAAAAGCGAGAGCGATTTATTGAAAGCTTTTGAAAAAAGCATCAGCCTTTTAAAAGGGAGTTATGCGATTTTAATGCTCCATAAAAGGGCTAAAGAGAGCTTATTTTACGCTAAATCTTCTTCGCCTTTAGTCGTGGGTAAGGGCAAAGAGGGGGTGTTTTTTGCATCAAGTTTGAGCGTGTTAGCCCCTAAAGTGGATCAATTTGTCATTTTAGAAGAAAACAGCGTGGGGCAGATTTCTTTAGAAAATTTTAAAGATTTAAAAAATATTGAAAACATGAAAGATTACGCTTTTGAGGATAAAGATTATTCTAAAGGGGATTTTAGGAATTATTTAGAAAAAGAGATTTATGAGCAGCACAGCAGTTTGTTAGAGTGTTTAGAGGGGCGCTTGGAAGCCTTGAATGTGTATTGCGAGATCGATCCTGAATTCTTAGAGAATGTGAATGAAATCACGCTGTGTTCTTGCGGGAGCAGTTACCATGCGAGTTTGGCGAGCGTGTATTTGTTTGAAAGGTTAGCCAAAATAAGAGCGAGGGCTATTTTAGCGAGCGAATACCGCTACGCTCATTTTAAAAGCAACCCTAACGAGCTTTTTATAGCGATTTCTCAAAGCGGCGAAACCGCTGACACTTTAGAGGCTTTAAAATTAGCCAAAGCCCAAGGGCTTAAAACCATTAGCTTGTGCAACGCTCCCTTTAGCATGATGAGCCGCATTAGCGATCACACGCTTTTGATCAGGGCAGGGGTAGAAAGGAGCGTGGCATCCACTAAGGCGTTTTCTTCGCAAGTGATGCTTTTATGGCTTTTGAGCGTGTATCTAGGCAAACAGCTAGGGACGATCTCTAAAGAAGAAGAAAGAATCCAGGCTAAAAACATGCTCAATAGCGTGAATGCGATGAAAGTAGAGCCTAAATTGCATGAAAAAATCAAGCGCCTATCCAAACGCTACTTGCATGGGCATGGCTTTTTTTATATCGGGCGCGATGTGTTTTACCCGCTCGCTTTAGAAGGAGCGTTAAAGCTTAAAGAAATCAGCTACTTGCACGCTGAGGGGTATGCGAGCGCGGAAATGAAGCATGGCCCTATTGCGTTGGTGGATTCCAACCTTTTTACCATTGCTCTATTGTCTAAGCACTTGTTATTTGATAAAACCAAAAGCAATATTGAAGAATTGAGTGCTAGGGATTCTACGATTTGCGTGTTAAGCTCTGAAATTTTAGAGATCGCTGATGATTTTATCCAGTTAGAAGAGAGCGAAAGCTACATGGAAGAATTTTTCCGCATGAATTTAGCGATGCAACTTTTAGCCCTAGAAATCGCTATGCGTTTAAATCATGATGTGGATCACCCAAGAAACTTGGCTAAAAGCGTTACCGTGGAATAA
- the recG gene encoding ATP-dependent DNA helicase RecG codes for MQETDNLLKTLNVKSLLEALLVYTPKGYKDLNLLERFETGLSGVLEVGILEKRNYAKVLKIFAYSKRFYKNLELVFFNYSAFHHSQFKTGESLFIYGKLEQSSFNQAYIINTPKILTEFGKISLIFKKVKNHKKIQENLQKLISLENLKKEGVKENIAHLLLEIFFPTPHFVKDFETNKNFPSQHLNALKYIEMFFYMKNLERKKLQFNAKIACPNNSERLKAFIASLPFKLTNDQQNAIKEIQSDLTSPIACKRLIVGDVGCGKTMVILASMVLAYPNKTLLMAPTSILAKQLYNEALKFLPPYFEVELLLGGSRKKRSNHLFETITHVVIGTQALLFDKRDLNEFALVITDEQHRFGTKQRYQLEKMASSKGNKPHSLQFSATPIPRTLALAKSAFVKTTMIREIPYPKEIETLVLHKRDFKIVMEKISEEIAKNHQVIVVYPLVNESEKIPYLSLSEGASFWQKRFKKVYTTSGQDKNKEEVIEEFREFGSILLATTLIEVGISLPRLSVIVILAPERLGLATLHQLRGRVSRNGLKGYCFLCTIQEENERLEKFADELDGFKIAELDLEYRKSGDLLQGGEQSGNSFEYIDLAKDENIIAEVKRDFLKTASVSRGTFEN; via the coding sequence TTGCAAGAAACAGATAATTTATTAAAAACATTGAATGTGAAATCGCTTTTAGAAGCCTTGCTTGTTTATACGCCCAAAGGCTATAAAGATTTGAATTTATTAGAGCGTTTTGAAACGGGCTTGAGTGGCGTTTTAGAAGTGGGTATTTTAGAGAAAAGAAACTACGCCAAAGTTTTAAAGATTTTTGCCTATTCCAAACGATTTTACAAAAATTTAGAGCTTGTTTTTTTCAATTACAGCGCGTTCCATCACAGCCAATTTAAAACCGGCGAGAGTTTGTTCATTTATGGTAAATTAGAGCAAAGCTCTTTTAATCAAGCTTATATCATTAACACGCCTAAAATCCTTACCGAATTTGGCAAAATTTCTTTAATTTTTAAAAAAGTTAAAAATCATAAAAAAATACAAGAAAATTTACAAAAACTCATTTCACTAGAAAATTTAAAAAAGGAAGGCGTTAAAGAGAATATTGCGCATTTATTGTTAGAAATTTTTTTCCCCACGCCGCATTTTGTCAAGGATTTTGAAACGAATAAAAATTTTCCTTCACAACATTTAAATGCATTAAAATACATTGAAATGTTTTTTTATATGAAAAATTTAGAGCGCAAAAAATTGCAATTCAACGCTAAAATTGCATGCCCCAATAATAGCGAACGCCTAAAAGCGTTTATCGCTTCTTTACCCTTTAAACTCACCAACGACCAACAAAACGCCATTAAAGAAATCCAAAGCGATCTCACCAGCCCTATAGCGTGCAAGCGTTTGATTGTAGGCGATGTGGGGTGTGGGAAAACGATGGTGATTTTAGCGAGCATGGTATTAGCTTACCCTAATAAAACCCTTTTAATGGCGCCCACTTCCATTCTCGCTAAACAGCTTTATAACGAAGCCTTAAAATTTTTACCCCCTTATTTTGAAGTGGAATTACTGCTTGGTGGGAGCCGCAAGAAGCGATCCAATCATTTGTTTGAAACAATCACGCATGTGGTTATAGGCACGCAAGCGTTGTTGTTTGATAAGCGCGATTTGAATGAATTCGCACTAGTAATCACTGATGAGCAGCACCGATTTGGCACAAAACAGCGCTACCAATTAGAAAAAATGGCAAGCAGTAAGGGCAATAAACCCCATTCCTTGCAATTTTCCGCTACCCCCATTCCTCGCACGCTTGCCCTAGCCAAAAGCGCATTTGTGAAAACGACCATGATTAGAGAAATCCCTTATCCTAAAGAGATTGAAACTCTAGTTTTACATAAAAGAGATTTTAAAATAGTGATGGAAAAAATCAGCGAAGAAATCGCTAAAAACCATCAGGTCATTGTCGTTTATCCGCTGGTGAATGAAAGCGAAAAAATCCCGTATTTATCGCTCAGTGAGGGGGCGAGTTTTTGGCAAAAACGCTTTAAAAAGGTTTATACCACTTCAGGGCAAGATAAAAATAAAGAAGAAGTGATTGAAGAATTTAGAGAGTTTGGGAGCATTCTTTTAGCGACTACGCTCATTGAGGTGGGCATTTCTTTACCACGATTGAGCGTGATAGTGATTTTAGCGCCCGAAAGGTTAGGCTTAGCGACTTTACACCAGTTAAGGGGGCGCGTGTCTCGTAACGGATTGAAAGGCTATTGTTTTTTATGCACGATCCAAGAAGAAAACGAACGATTAGAAAAATTTGCTGATGAATTGGACGGCTTCAAAATCGCTGAATTGGATTTAGAATACAGAAAAAGCGGGGACTTGCTCCAGGGCGGGGAGCAGAGTGGGAATAGTTTTGAATACATTGACTTAGCCAAAGATGAAAACATTATCGCTGAAGTGAAACGGGATTTTTTAAAGACCGCTAGCGTTTCACGGGGAACATTTGAAAATTGA
- a CDS encoding purine-nucleoside phosphorylase — MLLCAGRNETLKGAIPIGVGLIESAINLTRMCLKNPDAESLIFIGSAGSYSPEIELLSVFESVCGYQVEESFSHLNSYTPLDNSIQIETKEETLFERVCVNSSNYIHTSEMFAKKMAQKGVLLENMEFFSVLSVARAFSLKAKGIFCVSNHVGLNAHQQFKENHAKVKQILENIIDSLII; from the coding sequence ATGTTGCTTTGCGCTGGAAGGAATGAAACTTTAAAGGGAGCGATTCCTATTGGTGTGGGTTTGATAGAGAGCGCGATTAATTTAACAAGAATGTGCCTAAAAAACCCTGATGCAGAAAGCCTTATTTTTATAGGGAGCGCGGGGAGTTATAGCCCAGAAATTGAGCTTTTAAGCGTGTTTGAAAGCGTTTGTGGCTATCAAGTTGAAGAGAGTTTTAGCCATTTAAACAGCTACACGCCTTTGGATAATTCCATTCAAATAGAAACCAAAGAGGAGACTCTTTTTGAAAGGGTGTGCGTCAATAGCAGTAACTATATCCACACCAGCGAAATGTTCGCTAAAAAAATGGCTCAAAAGGGCGTTTTATTAGAAAACATGGAGTTTTTTAGCGTTTTAAGCGTGGCTAGGGCGTTTTCTTTGAAGGCTAAAGGGATTTTTTGCGTGAGTAACCATGTGGGACTTAACGCGCATCAGCAATTTAAAGAAAACCACGCCAAAGTCAAACAGATTTTAGAAAACATCATTGATAGTTTAATAATTTAA
- a CDS encoding outer membrane protein: MKFFSKDLFKKVIPLFLSVYFLNPTLTQAKSRFYVASQYQVGKMIMKKYNDLKRTIEGASFSLGWEINPTNYWFYSRYYFFMDYGNVILNKRTGAQANMFTYGFGGDLIVEYNKNPLYVFSLFYGMQVAENTWTISKHSANFIIDDWRSIQGFSLKTSNFRMLGLVGFKFQTVLFNHDASIEVGIKWPFSFEYDSSFVRLFSVFISHTFYL; this comes from the coding sequence GTGAAATTTTTTTCAAAGGATTTATTTAAAAAAGTAATCCCCTTATTTTTAAGCGTTTATTTTTTAAACCCTACCCTTACGCAAGCCAAAAGCCGTTTTTATGTGGCTTCTCAGTATCAGGTAGGGAAAATGATCATGAAAAAATACAACGATCTTAAACGCACGATTGAGGGGGCGAGCTTTTCTTTAGGCTGGGAGATTAACCCCACTAATTATTGGTTTTATTCCCGCTATTACTTTTTTATGGATTACGGGAATGTCATCCTCAATAAAAGAACGGGCGCTCAAGCGAACATGTTCACTTATGGCTTTGGGGGGGATTTGATCGTGGAATACAATAAAAACCCCTTGTATGTATTTTCTCTTTTTTATGGCATGCAAGTTGCTGAAAACACATGGACGATTTCCAAACACAGCGCGAATTTCATTATTGATGATTGGCGTAGCATTCAAGGGTTTTCGCTCAAAACTTCCAATTTCAGGATGTTGGGTTTGGTGGGGTTTAAATTCCAAACCGTGCTATTCAACCATGACGCTAGTATTGAAGTGGGGATCAAATGGCCTTTTTCTTTTGAATACGACTCATCCTTTGTGAGGCTTTTTTCTGTCTTTATTTCGCACACTTTCTATCTTTAA
- a CDS encoding exodeoxyribonuclease III — translation MKLISWNVNGLRACMTKGFMDFFNSVDADVFCIQESKMQQEQNTFEFKGYFDFWNCAIKKGYSGVVTFTKKEPLSVSYGINIEEHDKEGRVITCEFESFYLVNVYVPNSQQALSRLSYRMSWEVEFRKFLKALELKKPVIVCGDLNVAHNEIDLENSKTNRKNAGFSDEEREKFNELLNAGFIDTFRYFYPNKEKAYTWWSYMQQARDKDIGWRIDYFLCSNPLKTRLKDALIYKDILGSDHCPVGLELV, via the coding sequence ATGAAATTGATTTCATGGAATGTGAACGGGTTAAGAGCTTGCATGACTAAGGGCTTTATGGATTTTTTCAACAGCGTTGATGCGGATGTTTTTTGCATTCAAGAATCTAAAATGCAACAAGAACAAAACACCTTTGAGTTTAAAGGGTATTTTGATTTTTGGAATTGCGCGATTAAAAAAGGCTATTCTGGGGTGGTAACTTTCACTAAAAAAGAGCCTTTAAGCGTGAGCTATGGTATCAATATAGAAGAGCATGACAAAGAGGGGCGCGTAATAACTTGCGAATTTGAGTCCTTTTATTTAGTGAATGTTTATGTCCCTAATTCCCAACAAGCCCTATCCAGGCTTAGTTATCGCATGAGTTGGGAAGTGGAATTTAGAAAATTTTTAAAAGCTTTAGAGTTAAAAAAACCTGTCATTGTGTGCGGGGATTTGAATGTGGCCCACAATGAAATTGATTTAGAAAACTCTAAAACAAACCGAAAAAATGCGGGCTTTAGCGATGAAGAGAGAGAGAAATTTAACGAGCTTTTGAACGCCGGTTTTATTGACACTTTCCGTTATTTTTACCCTAACAAAGAAAAGGCTTACACCTGGTGGAGTTACATGCAACAAGCAAGGGATAAAGACATTGGTTGGCGCATTGATTATTTTTTATGCTCTAACCCTTTAAAAACGCGCTTAAAAGACGCTTTAATCTATAAAGATATTTTAGGGAGCGATCATTGCCCGGTGGGGTTGGAATTAGTTTAA
- the dnaA gene encoding chromosomal replication initiator protein DnaA, with protein sequence MDTNNNIEKEILALVKQKVSPIEYENCLSQLKYNPNASKSDIAFFYAPNMLLCNWITAKHGELLKEILSQNKVGMHLAHSVDVRIEVVPKIQINAQANINYKAVKTSVKDSYTFENFVVGSCNNTVYEIAKKVAQSDTPPYNPVLFYGGTGLGKTHILNAIGNHALEKHKKVVLVTSEDFLTDFLKHLDNKTMDSFKEKYRHCDFFLLDDAQFLQGKPKLEEEFFHTFNELHANSKQIVLISDRSPKNIAGLEDRLKSRFEWGITAKVMPPDLETKLSIVKQKCQLNQIILPEEVMEYIAQHISDNIRQMEGAIIKISVNANLMNASIDLNLAKTVLEDLQKDHAEGSSLENILLAVAQSLNLKSSEIKVSSRQKNVALARKLVVYFARLYTPNPTLSLAQFLDLKDHSSISKMYSSVKKMLEEEKNLFVLSLREEIKNRLNELNDKKTAFNSSE encoded by the coding sequence ATGGATACCAACAACAATATTGAAAAAGAAATCTTGGCGCTAGTCAAACAAAAAGTTAGCCCCATAGAATATGAAAATTGCTTGAGCCAGCTCAAATACAACCCTAACGCGAGCAAGAGCGACATTGCCTTTTTTTATGCCCCTAACATGCTCTTATGCAATTGGATTACGGCTAAACACGGCGAGTTGCTTAAAGAAATTTTAAGCCAAAATAAAGTCGGCATGCATTTAGCCCATAGCGTGGATGTGCGTATTGAAGTAGTGCCTAAAATCCAAATTAACGCCCAAGCTAATATCAATTACAAAGCGGTAAAAACGAGCGTCAAAGACTCTTACACTTTTGAAAATTTCGTCGTAGGCTCATGCAATAACACCGTTTATGAAATCGCTAAAAAAGTCGCCCAAAGCGATACCCCCCCTTATAACCCGGTGCTTTTTTATGGCGGCACAGGGTTAGGCAAAACGCACATTTTAAACGCTATCGGTAACCATGCCCTAGAAAAGCATAAAAAAGTCGTGTTAGTCACTTCAGAAGATTTTTTAACAGACTTTTTAAAGCATTTAGACAACAAAACCATGGATTCTTTTAAAGAAAAATACCGCCATTGCGACTTTTTCTTGTTAGATGACGCTCAATTTTTGCAAGGAAAACCCAAACTAGAAGAAGAATTTTTCCACACTTTCAACGAATTGCACGCCAACAGCAAACAAATCGTATTGATTTCAGACCGATCGCCTAAAAACATCGCTGGCTTAGAAGATCGCTTAAAATCGCGCTTTGAATGGGGGATAACCGCTAAAGTCATGCCTCCTGATTTAGAAACCAAACTTTCCATTGTCAAACAAAAATGCCAACTCAATCAAATCATTTTGCCTGAAGAAGTGATGGAATACATCGCCCAACACATCAGCGACAATATCCGCCAAATGGAAGGCGCGATCATTAAAATCAGCGTGAACGCGAACTTAATGAACGCTTCCATTGATTTGAACCTCGCTAAAACCGTTTTAGAAGATTTGCAAAAAGATCATGCTGAAGGCTCAAGCTTGGAAAATATCTTGCTCGCTGTCGCGCAAAGCTTAAATCTCAAATCCAGTGAAATCAAAGTCTCTTCGCGCCAAAAAAATGTCGCTCTAGCAAGGAAATTAGTCGTGTATTTCGCCAGGCTTTATACCCCAAACCCCACGCTCTCGCTCGCTCAATTTTTGGATTTAAAGGATCATTCAAGCATTTCTAAAATGTATTCTAGCGTTAAAAAAATGCTTGAAGAAGAAAAAAACCTCTTTGTCTTAAGCCTTAGAGAAGAAATCAAAAACCGCCTAAACGAATTGAACGACAAAAAAACCGCTTTCAATTCAAGTGAATGA
- the thyX gene encoding FAD-dependent thymidylate synthase yields the protein MEVICKHYTPLDIASQAIRTCWQSFEYSDDGGSKDKELIHRVGNIFRHSSTLEHLYYNFEIKGLSRGALQELSRHRIASLSVKSSRYTLRELKEVESFLPLNETNLERAREFLVFVDNEKVNAMSVLALENLRVLLSEHNIKNDLAKYAMPESYKTHLAYSINARSLQNLLTLRSSNKALKEMQDLAKALFDALPCEHQYLFEDCLKH from the coding sequence ATGGAAGTGATTTGTAAGCATTACACCCCTTTAGACATTGCAAGCCAAGCGATCCGCACTTGTTGGCAGAGCTTTGAATACAGCGATGATGGAGGCTCTAAAGATAAGGAACTCATCCACAGGGTGGGGAATATTTTTAGGCATTCTTCCACTTTAGAGCATCTTTATTACAATTTTGAAATCAAGGGTTTGAGTAGGGGAGCGTTGCAAGAATTGAGCCGGCATCGAATAGCGAGCCTGAGCGTGAAATCAAGCCGTTACACTTTAAGGGAATTGAAAGAAGTGGAGAGCTTTTTACCCCTTAATGAAACGAATTTAGAAAGAGCCAGAGAGTTTTTAGTTTTTGTGGATAATGAGAAAGTGAATGCAATGAGCGTTTTGGCTTTAGAAAATCTAAGGGTTTTATTGAGCGAGCATAACATTAAAAACGATTTAGCCAAATACGCCATGCCTGAAAGCTATAAAACGCATTTAGCCTATAGCATTAACGCTAGGAGCTTGCAAAATTTATTGACTTTAAGGAGCAGTAATAAAGCCCTAAAAGAAATGCAAGATTTAGCCAAAGCCTTATTTGACGCTTTGCCTTGCGAGCATCAATATTTGTTTGAAGATTGCCTGAAGCACTAG
- a CDS encoding site-specific DNA-methyltransferase — MQNKEIGGEKSVNERNLEVFNRYFPGCLSIENDDKLTLDVKRLKALLGDFSEIKEEGYGLDFVGKKIALNQAFKKNHKILKPLNKSTSKHILIKGDNLDALKILRQSYSEKIKMIYIDPPYNTKNDNFIYGDDFSQSNEEVLKTLDYSKEKLDYIKNLFGSKCHSGWLSFMYPRLLLAKDLLKQDGVIFISIDDNECAQLKLLCDEIFGEGNFVACLKWKKKKQPSFLSKVAVILEYILVYAKDFSLIDKLGLDNVSDSGKPIINTSNNLSKRYFKKGIRVKSDLNFIKSGKYQNKTMTIEFMNDIFIENGRTKNDFECIGKFRTGQENINEFIEKDLIFITKNLGIRRDLLEEEQSNKKTITDLLTEWGQNQDATNELNILFNNSSDESIFSNPKPTKLINRLIELSTNEGDIILDFFAGSGTTAHAVLESNKSDYQKLSEGGGVI; from the coding sequence ATGCAAAATAAAGAAATTGGTGGAGAAAAAAGCGTTAATGAAAGAAATTTAGAGGTTTTTAATCGTTATTTTCCCGGTTGCTTGAGTATAGAAAATGATGATAAACTCACGCTAGATGTGAAAAGATTAAAAGCGTTACTAGGGGATTTTAGCGAAATAAAAGAAGAGGGCTATGGGTTGGATTTTGTGGGTAAGAAAATCGCCTTAAATCAAGCTTTTAAGAAAAATCATAAGATTTTAAAACCCTTAAATAAATCCACCAGCAAGCACATTCTCATCAAGGGCGATAATTTAGACGCTCTCAAAATCTTAAGACAAAGCTATAGTGAAAAAATCAAAATGATTTACATTGATCCGCCTTACAACACGAAAAACGATAATTTTATCTATGGCGATGATTTCTCGCAATCCAATGAAGAGGTTTTAAAAACATTGGATTATTCTAAAGAAAAATTGGATTATATCAAGAATCTTTTTGGGTCAAAATGCCATAGCGGGTGGCTTAGTTTCATGTATCCTAGATTGTTACTCGCTAAAGATTTGCTCAAACAAGACGGCGTGATTTTTATTTCTATTGACGATAACGAATGCGCCCAACTCAAACTTTTATGCGATGAAATTTTTGGGGAGGGGAATTTTGTGGCGTGTTTAAAATGGAAAAAGAAAAAACAACCAAGTTTTTTATCAAAAGTAGCCGTAATATTAGAATATATTTTAGTATATGCAAAAGATTTTAGTCTAATTGATAAGTTAGGTTTAGATAATGTATCTGATAGCGGTAAACCTATCATTAATACCTCTAATAATTTATCAAAAAGATATTTTAAAAAAGGTATTAGGGTTAAATCTGATTTAAATTTTATAAAGAGTGGAAAGTATCAAAATAAGACAATGACGATTGAATTTATGAATGATATTTTTATTGAAAATGGCAGAACTAAAAATGATTTTGAATGTATAGGTAAATTTAGAACAGGACAAGAAAATATTAATGAATTTATTGAAAAAGATTTAATTTTTATAACAAAAAATTTAGGGATTAGAAGAGATTTATTAGAAGAAGAGCAATCAAATAAAAAAACAATTACAGATTTATTAACAGAATGGGGACAAAATCAAGATGCTACTAATGAATTAAATATTTTATTTAATAATTCTAGCGATGAAAGTATTTTTTCAAATCCTAAACCTACAAAACTCATTAACCGACTGATTGAATTATCCACAAACGAGGGCGACATCATCTTAGATTTTTTTGCCGGGAGCGGGACAACCGCGCATGCCGTGTTAGAGAGTAATAAGAGCGATTATCAAAAATTAAGTGAGGGGGGGGGGGTTATTTAA